TGCGGGTGGCTATGCACGGAGGCGAAGAAGGCGTTGCTGCCCTTGTTCTTGCTCAAGCGCTTGCAGAAGGTCATGGCTTCGGCGGCGGCGGTGGCTTCGTCGAGCAGGGAGGCGTTGGCGATCGGCAGGCCGGTGAGGTCGCTGATCAGGGTCTGGAAGTTCAGCAGCGCTTCGAGACGGCCCTGGGAAATTTCTGGCTGGTACGGGGTGTAGGCGGTGTACCAGGCCGGGTTTTCCAGCAGGTTGCGCAGGATCGGTGCCGGCGTGTGGCAGTTGTAGTAGCCCTGGCCGATGTAGGTCTTGAACAGTTGGTTCTTGGCGGCGATGGCCTTGATCGAAGCCAGTGCGTCGGCTTCGCTCTGGCCGTCGCCCATGTCCAGCACGCTGGTGCCCTTGATGCTTTCCGGGATGACGCTGGCGCTCAGGGCCTCCAGGGAGTCGTAGCCCAGGCGCTCGAGCATGGCTTGCTCGTCGCTGGCACGCGGGCCGATATGGCGAGCGATGAATTCGTTGGCGGTGCCGAGATTAACGGTCATGGTGCGCTCCTCAGGCTTCGGCGTTGGCTTTGATCAGGCGGTCGTAGGCGTCTTGATCCAACAGCTTAGCCACTGCATCGGCGTCGGTCGGTTTAAAACGGAAGAACCAGCCTTCGCCCATCGGATCTTCATTGACCAGTTCAGGGCTGCCGTCGAGTTGGCCGTTCACTTCGAGCACTTCACCGTCCAGGGGCATGTACACGCCGCTGGCGGCCTTGACCGATTCCACGGTGGAGGCTTCGGCGCCTTTGGCATAGGCCTGCAACTCAGGCAGTTGCACAAAAACCACGTCGCCCAATGCGTTCTGCGCAAATGCGGTAATGCCTACCGTGACGGTGCCGTCGGCTTCGGCGCGCAGCCATTCGTGATCTTCAGTAAAACGCAACTCGCTCATGGAAACTCCTGGGGCCAGATTTCGTCTGGTGGACGCGAAGAAGGCGCGGGGCTTGGCCCGGCCGAATGGCTATACCCTTAGCAAGAACGTGGCCAATGTTTAAAAGTCTTTGTATATCAATGGAATGGCGGTTTTTCCAAGGCGCTCGGTATCTCAAGCTGTAGCGAAATCGCTACAGCTTGGAGGCTGGAAAAAATCGTTGTGGGATCAAAGCCTTGCACAGTGCAGGTTAGCGCCGTGTGTAGCGATATCGTTCCGCTGTAGCGCTTTCAGTACAGGTTGAGGTCGTTTTTGACGCTACTTTCGAATGCAACACAAGAATCCCTGTGGGAGCGGGCTTGCTCGCGAAGACGGTGTGTCAGCTAATTGGATGTCGACTGGCACACCGCTTTCGCGAGCAAGCCCGCTCCCACATGGACCGAGTAAAACTAGGGCTTGTTGGAGATCCCGTACTTGCGCAACCGATGGGCAATCGCGGTGTGGGAAGTTTGCAACCGGCTGGCGAGCTGGCGGGTGGAAGGGTAGTTGGCGTAGAGACTTTCGAGCAGGTGCTTCTCGAAGTTCTCGACGGCCTGCTCCAGGCTCTCGACCTCCACATCGCCCTGGCGCGCCACGGAGGTGCCGGCGATGTCCAGGTCGCCGATGTCCACCAGGCTGCTTTCACAGATGGCGGCGGCGCGGAAGATCACGTTCTGCAATTGCCGTACGTTGCCCGGCCAGCGGTTGCCCAGCAACGCCGGGTAAGTGCCGGGGGCGAGGCGGCAGACCGGGCGCTGGATCTGCGCGCAGGCCTGCTGCATGAAATAACGCGCCAGCAGCAGGATGTCCTGGCCACGTTCACGCAGCGGTGGGACTTCGACGTTGAGCACGTTCAGGCGATAGAACAAGTCTTCGCGGAACGAGCCTTCGCTGACCATCTTCTCCAGGTTGCGGTGGGTGGCGCTGAGAATCCGCACGTTGACCTTGATCTCTCGGTCGCCACCGACCCGGCGGAAGCTGCCATCGTTCAAGAAGCGCAGCAGCTTGGCTTGCAGATACGGCGACATCTCGCCGATTTCATCGAGGAACACCGTGCCCTGGTTCGCCAGTTCCATCAGCCCCGGCTTGCCGCCGCGTTGGGCTCCGGTGAAGGCGCCGGGGGCGTAGCCGAACAGTTCGCTTTCGGCCAGGTTTTCCGGCAGCGCGGCGCAGTTCAGGGCCAGGAACGGTGCGCCGTGGCGGGCGCTGATGGCGTGGCAAGCCCGGGCCACCAGTTCCTTGCCGGTGCCGGTTTCGCCCTGGATCAGCAGCGGCGCGTCCAGCGCCGCGACCCGTTGTGCCCGCGCCTTGAGGGTGCGGATCGCCGGGGATTCGCCCAGCAATGCGTCAAAGCCTTCGGCGTGATCGTGATGCAGCGCCGACAGGCGTTCACCGATGCGGTTCGGCTGGTAGAGCGTCAGCAGCGCGCCGGCATCGGTGATGGGGGTGGCGTCCAACAACAAGGTCTGGCCGTTGAGGGTGATTTCCCGCAGCGGCAAGCGAAAGCCGTTTTCCAGCAAGGCGTCCAGCAGCGCGGCGTCGCCGAACAGCTCGGCCACGCTTTGCCCGGCCGGTTCGCGTCCGTACAGGGCGATCAGTGCCGGGTTGGCCAACAGCACCTTGCCGGCGCTGTCGAGGGCCAGCACCGGGTCGGTCATCGCCGCAAGCAAGGCATCGAGCTGCAAGTGCCGCCGCTGGCCCGGCAGGATGTCCACCACGGTGACCGACTCCACGCCGCGCACACTGAACAGTGCCTCGCGCAACTCGTCGAGCACCTGTGGGCTGAGGGTCGGGGCGTCGATGTAGACGTTGGGCGGCACCATCTCCACCGCATCCAGATTGAGATTGCGCCCACCGAGCAAGGCCAGGACTTCCTGGGTGATGCCGACGCGGTCGATGAAGCTGACGTGGATACGCATGGGGCGGTTCTGGGTTCTGGAGTGCGGAGGGGGCAAGTATGCCTTGGGGCGGGCTGTTGGTGAAATCCCGGCGCAGCCTTGAGGCTGTACAGAGATCCCCTGTGGGAGCGAGCTTGCTCGCGATGGCTGAGTGTCAGCCACCCTTTTATTGACTGATACACCGCTATCGCGAGCAAGCTCGCTCCCACAAAGGTTCCCGCAGAGGTAGCTACAACCCTACATCCCACTCAGGCGTCTCGGGAAACTTGAGCACCAGGAAATCCAGCAGGCTGCGCAGCGCCGAGGGCATGTGCTTGCGTGAGGCGTACACCGCGTACATGTTCATCTGGCGCGGTTCGGCGTGGGCGAGCAGGCGTACCAGTTCGCCGCTCTGGATATGCGGACCGGCCTGGTAGCTCGGCAGCATCGCCACGCCCGCGCCGGCTATCGTGGCCTGGAGCAAGGTGCTGGCTTCGTTGGCGCTGATGTTGCCTTGCACCGGCACCGAGACCTGTTCGCCGTCCTGCTCGAAATGCCACAGGCTCTTGCCGACGTACGAATGGGTCAGGCAGTTGTGCCGGCTCAGGTCTTCCACTCGCTGCGGTGTCGAGTGTTCCCGCAGATAGCGCGGGGCGGCGCAGATGACTGAGCGGCAAACCGTGAGGCGCCGGGCAATCAGGTTCGGGTCGAGGTCGTTGCTCATGCGGATCGCCAGGTCGATGCGTTCGTCCACCAGGTTGACGGTGCGGTCGAGCATTTGCAGGTCAACGCTCACGCCTGGGTAGCGCTGGACGTATTCGGCAATCGCGCTCGCCAATTGCGACTGACCGAACGAGGGGCTGGCGCTGATGCGCAGCATGCCCCGTGGCGCGTCTTCCGGCGTGCTGACGGCCGCTTGCATGTCGCCGGACAGCTCCAGCATCTGTCGGCAGCGCGGCAGGATCTCCGTCCCAGCGGCCGTCAGGCTCAGCTTGCGGGTGGTGCGGTGCATCAATCGGGCGCCGACCCAATCCTCCAGCTCCGCCAGGTAACGCGACACCACCGGCCGCGACAGGTCCAGATGCTCGGCCGCCGCGGATTGGCTACCCAGGTCCACCACGGTGACGAACACCCGCATTGCTTGTAGACGATCCATGATTTGCCCGATTTCAGAAACAAACTATGTTCCAGCATCGCATTTTTTGTAATGAGTTTGGCAACTAAGCTCCGTTCATTCCCTTGCGGGCCTTTGCACAACGGAGCACCTCATGACCGGTTTCACCCCCATCAAACACTTGTTGCTGGCGACCGCGGCGCTGGTCTTCACGGCCCAGGCCTGGGCCGCCGACTTGACGCTGGATGTCTATAACCCCGGCGCGGCGGCAATCTTCCCAGTGACATCGGTATTGGTCAGCGGTGAAAAGGAGGCGATCCTTGTCGACGCGCAGTTCGGCAAATCCCAAGCCGAACAGCTCGTCGAAAAAATCCGCGCCAGTGGCAAGCGGTTGACCACGATCTATATCAGCCACGGC
This genomic interval from Pseudomonas alvandae contains the following:
- the gcvH gene encoding glycine cleavage system protein GcvH; protein product: MSELRFTEDHEWLRAEADGTVTVGITAFAQNALGDVVFVQLPELQAYAKGAEASTVESVKAASGVYMPLDGEVLEVNGQLDGSPELVNEDPMGEGWFFRFKPTDADAVAKLLDQDAYDRLIKANAEA
- a CDS encoding LysR family transcriptional regulator, with protein sequence MDRLQAMRVFVTVVDLGSQSAAAEHLDLSRPVVSRYLAELEDWVGARLMHRTTRKLSLTAAGTEILPRCRQMLELSGDMQAAVSTPEDAPRGMLRISASPSFGQSQLASAIAEYVQRYPGVSVDLQMLDRTVNLVDERIDLAIRMSNDLDPNLIARRLTVCRSVICAAPRYLREHSTPQRVEDLSRHNCLTHSYVGKSLWHFEQDGEQVSVPVQGNISANEASTLLQATIAGAGVAMLPSYQAGPHIQSGELVRLLAHAEPRQMNMYAVYASRKHMPSALRSLLDFLVLKFPETPEWDVGL
- a CDS encoding sigma-54-dependent transcriptional regulator, with the protein product MRIHVSFIDRVGITQEVLALLGGRNLNLDAVEMVPPNVYIDAPTLSPQVLDELREALFSVRGVESVTVVDILPGQRRHLQLDALLAAMTDPVLALDSAGKVLLANPALIALYGREPAGQSVAELFGDAALLDALLENGFRLPLREITLNGQTLLLDATPITDAGALLTLYQPNRIGERLSALHHDHAEGFDALLGESPAIRTLKARAQRVAALDAPLLIQGETGTGKELVARACHAISARHGAPFLALNCAALPENLAESELFGYAPGAFTGAQRGGKPGLMELANQGTVFLDEIGEMSPYLQAKLLRFLNDGSFRRVGGDREIKVNVRILSATHRNLEKMVSEGSFREDLFYRLNVLNVEVPPLRERGQDILLLARYFMQQACAQIQRPVCRLAPGTYPALLGNRWPGNVRQLQNVIFRAAAICESSLVDIGDLDIAGTSVARQGDVEVESLEQAVENFEKHLLESLYANYPSTRQLASRLQTSHTAIAHRLRKYGISNKP